A genomic stretch from Acidobacteriota bacterium includes:
- a CDS encoding haloacid dehalogenase-like hydrolase: MDRITFPPGTRLAVIDLDGTLLKGLNAERIFYLGLFVHGRVGLIKMAGFLLSLVRDTLRIGFRNAIGSNALVLRGRDPEEVRAWAVAFGHGFLREAVPEDLRAKILSLRAGGCRIVLLSGSLQMIVDQLRERLEAEVLIGTGLEAADGKLTGRKTGIFAYGRRKIDALFSRIDPEGIDWPGSWALADRISDLPVFELVGHPVAVHGDRKLRRLARRKGWEIIGKR; encoded by the coding sequence ATGGACAGGATCACCTTCCCGCCGGGTACGCGCCTGGCGGTCATCGACCTCGACGGCACGCTCCTCAAGGGCCTGAACGCCGAACGGATCTTCTACCTCGGATTGTTCGTCCACGGCCGGGTCGGCCTGATCAAGATGGCCGGGTTCCTGCTGTCCCTCGTCCGCGACACCCTGCGCATCGGCTTCCGGAACGCCATCGGCTCCAACGCCCTCGTCCTCAGGGGCCGGGACCCCGAGGAGGTTCGGGCCTGGGCCGTCGCGTTCGGGCACGGCTTCCTGCGGGAGGCGGTGCCGGAGGACCTGCGGGCCAAGATCCTCAGCCTCCGGGCGGGAGGCTGCCGCATCGTGCTCCTCTCGGGCTCCCTCCAGATGATCGTCGACCAGCTCCGGGAGCGGCTCGAGGCGGAGGTCCTCATCGGGACCGGTCTCGAAGCGGCCGACGGCAAGCTGACCGGCCGCAAGACCGGCATTTTCGCCTACGGCCGGAGAAAGATCGACGCCCTGTTCTCCCGGATCGACCCGGAAGGGATCGACTGGCCGGGCTCCTGGGCCCTGGCCGACCGCATCTCCGACCTGCCCGTCTTCGAGCTCGTCGGCCATCCGGTGGCCGTCCACGGCGACCGCAAGCTCCGGCGCCTGGCCCGCAGGAAGGGTTGGGAGATCATCGGCAAGCGCTAG